In one window of Balaenoptera musculus isolate JJ_BM4_2016_0621 chromosome 10, mBalMus1.pri.v3, whole genome shotgun sequence DNA:
- the SMIM10L1 gene encoding small integral membrane protein 10-like protein 1, with protein sequence MATAAAPSSLALKASSLAAAPGSYGVFCKGLSRTLLAFFELAWQLRMNFPYFYIAGSVVLNIRLQVHF encoded by the coding sequence ATGGCCACCGCGGCGGCTCCGTCATCCTTGGCTCTCAAGGCCTCGAGCCTGGCCGCGGCCCCCGGCTCGTACGGGGTCTTCTGCAAGGGGCTCTCCCGCACCCTCCTCGCCTTCTTCGAGCTGGCCTGGCAGCTGCGCATGAACTTCCCGTACTTCTACATCGCGGGCTCCGTGGTCCTCAACATCCGCTTGCAGGTACACTTTTAG
- the TAS2R42 gene encoding taste receptor type 2 member 42: protein MPSGVENTFLVEVIGEFMIGMLGNGFIVLVNCIDWVKRPKFSSADCILTGLAISRISQRWKMLFDSFVLVLWPHLCAIDKLAKIFWTLSNHLATWFATCLSVFCLFKVASSSHPCFTWLRWQIRRVVLVLLLGSLLLLFLNFELVDAFNGVWTNVYKIYERNSTWPSDVSKTLYLDMLIVFTFICLIPFLLSLTSLLRLFLSLMRHTRNLQLNPSSKDFSIEAHKRAKKMVMSFLLLFMVHVSSVLLTGWVFLKLQKHQADLVVMLTLTLFPSSHSFILVLANSKVRQNALGLLWYLNCHLKRVKPLAS, encoded by the coding sequence ATGCCATCTGGAGTTGAAAATACTTTTCTGGTAGAGGTAATAGGAGAATTCATGATTGGAATGCTGGGGAATGGGTTCATTGTACTAGTTAACTGCATCGACTGGGTGAAGAGACCGAAGTTCTCATCAGCTGACTGCATCCTCACCGGCCTGGCAATCTCCAGAATCAGTCAACGTTGGAAAATGCTATTTGACTCGTTTGTACTGGTGTTATGGCCACATCTATGTGCCATTGATAAACTGGCAAAAATTTTTTGGACCCTGTCCAATCACCTAGCTACCTGGTTTGCTACCTGTCTAAGTGTTTTCTGCCTCTTTAAAGTAGCCagttcctcccacccctgcttcaCCTGGCTGCGGTGGCAAATTCGTAGAGTGGTACTTGTGCTTCTGTTGGGGTCTTTGCTCTTACTGTTTTTGAACTTTGAATTAGTAGATGCGTTTAATGGTGTCTGGACTAATGtctacaaaatatatgaaagaaactcAACATGGCCCTCAGATGTAAGTAAAACTCTGTATCTTGACATGTTGATTGTTTTCACCTTCATCTGCCTAATCCCCTTTCTTCTGTCCCTGACCTCATTGCTCCGTTTATTCCTCTCCTTGATGAGACACACCAGGAATTTGCAGCTCAACCCCAGCTCAAAGGACTTCAGCATAGAGGCCCATAAAAGAGCCAAGAAAATGGTGatgtctttcctcctcctcttcatggTTCACGTTTCTTCTGTCCTATTAACAGGTTGGGTTTTCCTTAAACTGCAGAAACATCAAGCCGATTTGGTTGTCATGTTAACTTTGACTCTTTTTCCTTCAAGCCACTCATTTATCCTAGTTTTGGCAAACAGCAAGGTGAGACAAAATGCCTTAGGACTACTGTGGTATCTTAACTGCCACCTGAAAAGAGTGAAACCTTTAGCTTCATAG